The following coding sequences lie in one Methanofastidiosum sp. genomic window:
- a CDS encoding phosphotransferase: MLIDFVYLEKNLQDHIVKQFNSKKNSVYLLEHDSQKIVAKVFKTSRHRFEFEILQNLYKKNIPVPKPYSLVNQTIFMEYIQGETLMDIINSNLANKEKFL, from the coding sequence ATGCTAATTGATTTTGTTTATCTTGAAAAAAATCTTCAGGATCACATTGTAAAACAATTCAATTCGAAGAAGAACTCCGTTTATTTATTAGAGCACGACTCCCAAAAAATTGTGGCAAAAGTTTTCAAAACATCAAGACATCGATTTGAATTTGAAATATTGCAAAATCTTTATAAAAAAAATATCCCTGTTCCAAAGCCATACTCTTTAGTTAATCAAACAATTTTTATGGAATACATCCAAGGCGAAACATTGATGGATATTATAAATTCCAATTTAGCCAATAAAGAAAAATTTCT
- a CDS encoding HAMP domain-containing histidine kinase, protein MEQIQMLKDNLDLLVFSIFGFLIVLLWFLAFPIDTSFYHANILFEGAYLFLVIIMLFYVFKLNIRTFTFGWAIFSYGLLMDFLDEFTKESEFFNTYLQGIIISIGLFIVVFKFAKSVTKDRKEKDEISDLNNTLKLLNKILRHDILNNISVTLMSLEMLNTQDTKLKDKAIKAMNKSVDLINKVREFEYDISSDNNIKNYNLKDIIGEVVKNYDVKINLIGDFNIKVKNTFTSVIDNVVRNAIVHGKADKIDMSFYENNGHYTIKIADNGKGIPDENKEKIFEENFCFGENKGSGLGLYIVKELLKKSNGDITVEDNKPKGTIFIISLIK, encoded by the coding sequence ATGGAGCAGATTCAAATGTTGAAAGATAATCTTGATCTTCTTGTATTTTCTATTTTTGGATTTCTTATCGTATTGTTATGGTTTCTCGCATTTCCAATTGATACTTCATTTTACCATGCTAATATATTATTTGAAGGCGCATATCTCTTCTTAGTTATAATAATGCTTTTTTACGTATTCAAATTAAATATCAGAACATTTACTTTTGGCTGGGCCATCTTCTCTTACGGATTATTAATGGATTTTCTAGATGAATTTACCAAAGAATCTGAATTCTTTAATACATATCTTCAAGGAATAATAATATCTATAGGTCTTTTCATTGTTGTATTTAAATTTGCTAAATCTGTTACAAAAGACAGAAAAGAAAAAGATGAGATAAGTGATTTGAATAATACTCTGAAACTCCTAAATAAAATATTGAGACACGACATATTAAATAATATTTCAGTCACATTGATGTCTTTAGAGATGCTCAATACCCAAGATACAAAACTTAAGGATAAGGCCATTAAAGCAATGAACAAAAGTGTAGATCTAATCAACAAGGTACGAGAATTTGAATACGACATATCGTCCGATAATAATATCAAAAATTACAATCTTAAAGACATAATTGGTGAAGTAGTTAAAAATTATGATGTTAAAATAAATCTAATCGGCGACTTTAACATTAAAGTCAAAAATACCTTTACATCAGTAATTGACAATGTTGTAAGAAATGCGATAGTGCATGGAAAAGCTGACAAGATTGACATGTCATTTTATGAAAATAACGGGCATTACACAATAAAAATAGCAGATAATGGTAAAGGGATTCCCGATGAAAACAAGGAGAAGATATTCGAAGAAAATTTTTGTTTTGGGGAAAATAAAGGTTCTGGTCTTGGTCTTTACATAGTAAAAGAGCTTCTCAAGAAGTCCAATGGTGATATAACGGTAGAGGATAATAAACCAAAGGGAACTATCTTCATAATTAGTCTGATCAAATAG